The following are from one region of the Littorina saxatilis isolate snail1 linkage group LG2, US_GU_Lsax_2.0, whole genome shotgun sequence genome:
- the LOC138958821 gene encoding uncharacterized protein: protein MTKRTRAKKPWSVAMATPEDLEQKLTCSICLQLFQDPRLLPCGHTYCQHCLTCYIASRAPASNSRGQQGFLCPVCREFVQAPDRLTPPHLWACKFKPNFLIRDIVEVHGKNKQRVQRPMCPLHPNKPLELYCRDCRTSVCDRCVALNHRRCEEVLELSEVCRETQQATRKHQQTVTRLLKQLEAKKRRCTTGRRELERIERDMDAKIEREGQELLRKVADFLRSRKESLKRQAHAHCRQCVNVVNAYTEKCDELTGALRALDRVLGNKLRPDRPHNKIINAQEESKLSGMVQKLEMAVQQLDSPCHFTVRLIMDDSALTAILNNLKLGEIRTGDNGDDASGRPSSGRPASASSAASFVTFANGAGYAFGVGGGSSSTAAPERSSSAASAFPSGSASSLYNSQSPLHFSPNSSAFSLNSASPSPSSASASASTSPLGGSHPAQPAQGFSSLRSRVVSDSRLSSHDNDNKGADSKKPGAVAQCLLPPPEPPRRKSVSKNPFDFMDRPAAPMRRKLSQP from the exons CCTTGGAGCGTTGCCATGGCGACGCCAGAAGACCTTGAGCAGAAGCTGACCTGCAGCATCTGCCTGCAGCTGTTCCAAGACCCGCGACTCCTCCCCTGCGGGCACACATACTGCCAGCACTGCCTCACCTGCTACATCGCCAGCAGAGCGCCCGCATCCAACTCACGGGGACAGCAG GGGTTCTTGTGTCCGGTATGCAGAGAGTTCGTGCAGGCTCCAGACCGACTCACGCCTCCGCatctgtgggcatgcaagttCAAACCCAACTTTCTCATCCGGGACATCGTGGAGGTTCACGGGAAGAACAAGCAGCGCGTGCAGAGGCCTATGTGCCCGCTGCACCCAAACAAGCCTCTGGAGCTGTACTGCCGAGACTGCAGAACTTCCGTGTGCGACCGCTGCGTGGCGCTAAACCACAGAAGGTGCGAGGAGGTGCTGGAACTTTCGGAGGTGTGCAGAGAGACGCAGCAAGCCACGCGCAAACACCAGCAGACCGTCACCCGCCTGCTCAAACAGCTGGAGGCCAAGAAGAGGCG ATGCACAACCGGACGACGGGAGCTGGAGCGAATCGAGCGCGACATGGACGCCAAGATCGAGCGGGAAGGGCAAGAACTTCTCCGCAAGGTGGCCGACTTCCTGCGCAGTCGCAAAGAGTCCCTCAAGCGCCAGGCGCATGCGCACTGCCGGCAGTGCGTCAACGTGGTGAACGCGTACACGGAGAAGTGTGATGAGTTGACGGGAGCTTTGAGGGCCCTTGATCGCGTTCTAGGCAACAAGCTTCGGCCTGACCGTCCGcacaacaaaatcatcaatgCGCAG GAGGAGAGCAAGCTGAGCGGGATGGTGCAGAAGCTGGAGATGGCCGTGCAGCAGCTGGACTCGCCCTGTCACTTCACCGTGCGACTCATCATGGACGACTCCGCCCTCACCGCCATCCTCAACAACCTCAAGCTGGGCGAGATCCGCACTGGTGACAACGGCGACGATGCCTCGGGGCGACCATCTTCGGGTCGACCTGCCTCAGCCTCGTCCGCGGCCTCCTTCGTGACCTTCGCTAACGGGGCTGGTTACGCCTTTGGTGTTGGTGGGGGGTCTTCGTCCACTGCTGCCCCTGAGAGGTCTTCTTCGGCTGCTTCTGCCTTTCCCTCCGGGTCGGCTTCGTCCTTGTACAACTCCCAGTCCCCTTTGCATTTCTCGCCTAACTCTTCAGCCTTCTCCCTTAACTCTGCCTCCCCCTCTCCGTCTTCTGCCTCGGCGTCTGCATCTACGTCTCCTCTGGGAGGGAGTCATCCAGCTCAGCCTGCCCAAGGGTTCAGCTCTCTGCGGAGTCGTGTGGTTTCTGACAGCCGCCTTTCTTCCCACGATAATGACAACAAGGGCGCGGATTCGAAGAAGCCTGGAGCCGTGGCCCAATGCCTCTTGCCTCCCCCTGAGCCCCCGAGGCGAAAAAGCGTGTCGAAGAACCCTTTTGATTTTATGGACCGTCCCGCTGCGCCCATGAGGAGGAAGTTGTCGCAGCCTTGA
- the LOC138958823 gene encoding uncharacterized protein — MAATVVVDATANLSTQEMTFDTSTQLTASSGANVDTSGTQSVPAVTSKTGSVSNPASSLTETDSVLKCYDCYEFFKDVWVSTRCQGNASSVPVATCLTDDHFCRVEHVTVKGVTVSITRECAGDCYYGCRHRGFGVTELRCSSCCNTSLCNTDAGTLPSVMLQSSALNVLRLIVCVALTLNLIVS, encoded by the exons ATGGCTGCTACGGTAGTTGTGGACGCGACAGCCAATCTCTCGACACAGGAAATGACGTTCGACACGTCAACACAACTGACGGCCTCATCAGGAGCCAACGTCGACACATCAGGAACACAGTCTGTTCCTGCAGTGACCTCCAAAACAGGGTCAGTGTCAAATCCTGCCTCGAGTCTCACCGAGACCGACTCAGTGTTAAAATGTTACGACTGCTACGAGTTCTTCAAGGATGTGTGGGTTAGCACCAGGTGTCAAGGCAACGCTTCTTCTGTTCCCGTGGCTACCTGTTTGACCGACGATCACTTCTGCAGG GTGGAGCACGTAACGGTGAAAGGAGTGACAGTCAGCATCACGAGGGAGTGTGCTGGTGACTGTTACTACGGCTGTCGTCATCGTGGTTTCGGCGTCACAGAGCTTCGCTGCTCCTCCTGTTGCAACACTAGTCTCTGCAACACAGACGCTGGCACCTTACCTTCCGTCATGTTACAGTCGTCTGCTTTGAATGTGTTACGGTTGATAGTCTGTGTAGCGTTGACTTTAAATCTGATTGTGTCGTAA